The Hyphomonadaceae bacterium ML37 genome includes a region encoding these proteins:
- a CDS encoding VOC family protein — MKTLSIITAGLAALSLSACNEAPPAGAVETPVPPAAAAERNPLDLRRTTLLVRDLEASLALYRDALGMTVSYDQMITSRDGSSQSRLVLLKANDDQIGMLGLWQLANAGDAPPPDVPETGFETGDVVLLFNTSELDTVFPAAAEVPGVRVMSEPTLREYPGDGVTYQVMVSMLRDPDGHIVELNRRVHPPLDWD; from the coding sequence ATGAAAACGCTGTCCATCATCACCGCAGGGCTCGCCGCCCTGTCGCTTTCCGCCTGCAATGAAGCGCCGCCAGCGGGCGCGGTGGAAACACCGGTCCCGCCAGCCGCCGCCGCCGAGCGCAATCCGCTGGATTTGCGCCGCACCACCCTGCTGGTGCGCGATCTGGAGGCCTCGCTGGCGCTCTATCGCGACGCGCTTGGAATGACCGTCAGCTATGACCAGATGATCACCAGCCGGGACGGGTCCAGCCAGTCGCGCCTGGTGCTCCTGAAAGCCAATGACGACCAGATCGGCATGCTCGGCCTGTGGCAGCTGGCCAATGCCGGCGACGCGCCGCCGCCCGACGTGCCGGAAACCGGTTTTGAGACCGGCGATGTCGTGCTGTTGTTCAACACAAGCGAGCTGGACACGGTCTTCCCAGCTGCCGCAGAGGTCCCCGGCGTGCGGGTGATGAGCGAGCCGACCCTGCGCGAATATCCCGGCGACGGCGTGACCTATCAGGTCATGGTGTCGATGCTCCGCGATCCCGACGGCCATATCGTGGAGCTCAACCGCCGCGTCCATCCGCCGCTGGACTGGGACTGA